From Schistocerca cancellata isolate TAMUIC-IGC-003103 chromosome 10, iqSchCanc2.1, whole genome shotgun sequence:
GAAATGAAAAACTGAATGGGTATAAGATTTCACCAATAAAATTGGACAGAGGAAACATAGACGTTTGATGTGACTGTCTCACATTTGCAGAAGACATTACTACAGTTTCTGAAAATGTGTCATCTGCTGTGATGCAAATAATCTTTTAGAAGAAATAACCTGTAGGTTTGGCTTAAGATTTTCTGTGAAAAAAACATTTAAGAAACattaaaaatgaatggaaatttctgaaaacagttaTTGGCCAAATATGGAAggctaaaaaatttaaatatcttggggagataatccaagaaaatgatTTGAATAAGGCTGCTACAGAGGAAAGAATACATAAAATGTGAAGTGCATGTGGTATAATTTTTACAGTAAAAAATGCATGTCTAAAAATGCAAAAATGAGGCATTACGGTGCAGTAGTGAAACCATAATTTCTGTATGCAAGTGGATGTCTAGCTTTTAagtataatttagataaattagaagttCGGGAAAAGCAAACCACTAGCAAATTATTAGGTCCACAAATAACTATGGAAGATTGGAAATAATGAAGTTAGATGAAATTCATCAAACATAGAAAACTAATCAGAAATAATGTGAAAAAAGAAGACTGGTATTTTTTGGGCACTATAACAAATGAAAAACAATAGATTAACCAAAAAAAGCGCTTCAAATATTCAAGTAAACAACAGACTGGATCCACAAAGTAAAAAGAGTTTAGGCAAAGAGTATTGAATACGGAAGGATTTCAAGGcagcagaatggaaaaaaattggtcTGTAGTAGTCAGAAGACGGGAAGAAGAAACATAGTGAAAAAATGAAGGGactggaagaaaggaaaagaacaaGGAATAAGAAATAGAAATTGGCACATTGTTTGTAGATAGCCCATCTGAGAAGGAGAAAAAAAACACGAGAAGCAGAAAAACAGTTTGGGAGCACCTCAGGAGAGTGCCATAGAACTTTTACAGTTTCTGTTTACAGTGTGTATAAATTACCCCATGAATAATTTCAGATGATCATTAAGGCTGTACGTGAATGATGGTGCTGTGTGTAGGCGGCTTGCAACTCCAGAAGCTTTAATATTGGCGTAACATGTATTGAAAAGCAGCCTAAGGTTAAGGCTTCcatgtagtaataataatatgttAAATGCACCTGTGTTTTTAATATAAAGATattacttacttttttctttttttaaaaaagttctaaTAGAATGTAAATATGtctggattaaaggagaccactcaccaaaaaacAGAAGCATTGAGTCATCGACAGGCACTGACATAAAGAAAACTTGATAGCTTTGGGAGACTTCTCTTTTGGACTAGAGTgcacacaatgtgtgtgtgtgtgtgtgtatgtgtgtgtgtgtgtgtgcgggcgtgTGCGCGCTTGTGCACGTGTCGCTAGCTCAAAAGAGGATTTTCCAAAAGctagaaagttttttttctttatgtgcATGCTAGTCGGCAAGCCAATGAGTGCGCGTGCCCACACGCACATGCCTATTCCCCTACATGGCACCGACTGGACACATGGTCACACAATGCTGCATTTTGATAAGTGGTGTGGGTTGTGTTGGAAGTAGGTAGGTAggtagtgtgagtgtgtgtgtgtgtgtgtgtgtgtgtgtgtttgagagagagagagagagagagcgggggggcgggggggggggggatgcagaggCCTCAGGTTATGAAGTATCAATCGAAATTGAGCATGGTATGCTTAGCAACATTTTGTGCCACTGGACAATCAACTTTATTCTCAGTAACAGTTGGGCAGTGGTTATTCATCCTTGTGGACAGCCGGTCAGTAATCTTACCATCATAAAGAGCTGTGGAGTGTTTGCAGCTGAGGTGGTAtattacatggctgctttcacaggtgaggTAAGATAatcctgtgacaagactggaataaAGAGTGCTGGGTGCgtggattggacaggtcttgcatgttGGTCTTCCACAGGAATGCGATCCATGGGGCAAGGGGTTTGGACCGAGTGAGGTGAGGTGGCGCAgcagttagcacactagactcgcattcaggaggatgatggttcaaacccacatccagccatcttGATTAAGGTTATCCATGATTTCactgggtgatggaacaccacttgagGAAGGGTGGGGCGGATCTTGCAAAGGATGTCCCTCATTGCAGGGCATGATGAGAACTCGTctaagccctgatgaaggatatgtTCAGATGTTCCATTCCAGGATGATATCTTCACCATCTTGACTGAAGGCCAAGACACCatgtcctcattccttcacaacctcgatCCCTTGTGTCCCTCCCACTTCACTTGGCCCTCCTTTAACCCTAGGTGTCACATTGCTTGACATTGACCTTCACCTCTCTGacagctccatccacacctctgtccacatcaaatcaACTAAACATCAACAGTACCTACATGTTGTTAGTTGCCCTGCCTTCTACCCCAAAAAATTGACCACCAGGAGGCAGGACATGCAGTTAAACGtaacatgctcaatttcagtgactacttcacagcctgagGGCATCTGGATCCCcttcaccaccagcttctctgaactacgcaGATGCAAGTTAACCTTGCAATACGTCCTTCACTCCCATAATTGCCCTGCTCTTAAACTCTGGTAACCCACTGTCCCCCAACAGTCACTGCTTCCAACATCCTGTCACCCACTTCCAAATTCACATTCTGACACCACTGCTTCCGGCCAGTTGGGACAGTGGTGCATCTAGTGCTTATTCCATGCTCCTGCCACCCGTCCCTCCGTCATTCCTACCCAGCAAATCGGTTGCCTCCTAGCTAGCAGCTAACCACTCACCCCTCACTGCTAACCCCTTACCCTGCCATCCAACTCTTTCTCTTCCTTTATACAACCCACCCGACACAAACCTCACGACAGACTAGTCCACCTGCCAAAATGCAGCACAGTGTGTCCAGCCAGTGGCATGTAGGGGCATAGGCGTGCATGcgttcgcgtgtgtgtgtgtgtgtgtgtgtgtgtgtgtgtgtgtgtgtacactaactcaaaaaaatattacttaaaatGGTAACCAGTTTTCTTTCCTGGTGTGTGTGCCTATCGGCAACTCAACACTTCTGCTGTTtggtaagtggtctcctttactccaaaAGTATTTACTTACTTAAAGAACACACCTTGTActtccagatgtggttgttctcttGTTCTTTCAAATCTGCTTTGTAAATAATTGGAATATAATCTCTTGTTCTTTCAAATCTAGGTGGCGGACACTTGTCTTCAGGAAGAGTAGTGAAGAAGGCCCAAGCAACGAGAGCTGTATCACCTCGGAAGAAATTAGAGTCTCTCAAACTGAAACTAGCTGCTAAAGGAATACAATACGATGCAAGTTATATGCAGAGACAAAGACAAAAGCAGCTACGGAAAGATGAGAATTTGTCAGCTGATGCAGAAGATGTGGTATTGTACAAACAGAAGATGTCAGTAACGCCAGATCCTGAGCGGAAGTgtactgaaaatgaaatagagaaaattcAAGATGTACTTATAGATGCTCTCGAACCTCTAGAGGATGGCTGTTTTCCACAGTTTTATGGTACGTACATAGTGAAGGGCGTGCTCATCATGTCGTGTGCCAACGAACAGACAAAACGGTGGCTAGAGAGGATTGTACCCCAGTTGGAGCCGTGGGAGAGCGGAAAGCTCTGCGCAAAGCCTAGAGGAGAGGTCTCACAGGGGACGAAGGTGCTACTCAAGACACCAAAATTGTTTGCCAAGACTGACCCCAAAAAGATCTTGCAGATGCTCAGCACTCAAAACAAGACCCTCGAGACCAACATGTGGAAGAACGTCAGTGCGAAATCGGAAGATTCGGGCCAGACTCTGGTCTACGTAATCGACAACCAGAGTCTCGAAGCCATCCGGGCCTTGAACAATAAAGTGTACCTCGGATTAGGCAATGTCGAGTTAGTTATCTTGAATGATGAGGAGGATAGCAAGCAGGCCTCTGCAGATACAGAAATCGAAAATGAGGAAGATGACAAGCAGACCTCTGCAGATACAGAGATGAAAGATCAGGATGATGATGACAAGCAAACTTCTGCCGATACAGAGATGAAAGATCAGGAGGATGACGAGCAGCCCTCCGTAGACACAGAAATGAGTAATGAGGAGGAGAATGACGAGCAGACCACTGCAGATACAGAAATGAAAAATCATGAGGAGGATGACAAGCAGACGTCTGTAGGTACAGAAATAAGAAATGTGGACAGTGCTGACAAGCAGACCTCGTAGATACAGGTGTTGCTCACACAGAAAGAGTGAAGTTCATACATAAGGAagagatgcagagagagagagagagagagagagagagagagagaaagagagagagaggggggggtggggggagggagagtgcagagagagagagagagagagagagagagagagagagagaggggggggggggggagggagagtgtgtgtgtgtgtgtgtgtgtgtgtgtgtgtgtgtgtgtgtgtgtgtgtgggcacaggCACATGTGCTTAAAATTTCTGTGGGTATGACTCATGCTACTTCCCATCATAGTACAACCTTGTTTATTTGGGTGTGTGACcagaggaaagcttaaaaaacaggAGAATGTGGTAATATGAATCATAATGTTGTGGTCCTCAGGCCGAAAACTTTGACACTGCTCTCACTGTTAATCTAAACCTGTGCAtggttgtttttattattttttttttaatggctggaCTGCAACCTACATGCATTTGAGCCTACATATTGATGTCAAAACTGTCTCTCTCTATACAGTTTTTCTCTCTCACACTGTTATTGATTACCAATTTGACATttctgatgcctcaggatgtgtcctgtcagctgatcccttcctttagtcaagttgtgccataagttttTGTTGTACTTGTTTCATTTGATTACTACTTCATTAATTAT
This genomic window contains:
- the LOC126106897 gene encoding nucleolin-like, with translation MFRDRRLTNGPAGRGRGVFRPSGLKPRGARGGGHLSSGRVVKKAQATRAVSPRKKLESLKLKLAAKGIQYDASYMQRQRQKQLRKDENLSADAEDVVLYKQKMSVTPDPERKCTENEIEKIQDVLIDALEPLEDGCFPQFYGTYIVKGVLIMSCANEQTKRWLERIVPQLEPWESGKLCAKPRGEVSQGTKVLLKTPKLFAKTDPKKILQMLSTQNKTLETNMWKNVSAKSEDSGQTLVYVIDNQSLEAIRALNNKVYLGLGNVELVILNDEEDSKQASADTEIENEEDDKQTSADTEMKDQDDDDKQTSADTEMKDQEDDEQPSVDTEMSNEEENDEQTTADTEMKNHEEDDKQTSVGTEIRNVDSADKQTS